A single window of Jiangella alkaliphila DNA harbors:
- a CDS encoding lamin tail domain-containing protein, whose translation MSARRAHRAAVAVLAVAGLVPLGAAGVPAAANTEVASVVVNEVSQRVNPDWVEFHNPGDAPVDLSGWKVQDDQDRGPEDYVFPPGTVIPAGWYLVLDAAEGETPGFEFGLGAADTVRLSDAGGELVDSLSWTEHATTTYGRCPDGTGEVRQTAAPTRGEANDCTSPARINEVAAGFVELANPGGAALELGGHVLRAAGADDGYEVPAGELAPGGLLLIDADELGFAPAEVDGVELVDGNGAVADEHGWDALPEPSTGRCPDGTGAFAVTASATPGAPNDCVPVAGQDVVKVNEVESSDGVPGDWIEFVNTGAEAVDLSGWLVRDNDDTRFSTIPAGTVVEAGGFYVHEETALGFGLGGGDMARLYTPNGTLADSYAWDEHALTTYGRCPDGTGEFRATTTPTKGAPNACDGDPEPEPEPEPGDPWPGGPDVTVVDEEDAFDGDLSGIDYDDGVLWAVDNGRGQLHKLEWDGTVWHNSDDGWAAGKPLHYPGGVGAPDSEGVTVTGDGSVVVGTERDNDADDLSQLSLLRFDVSGAEASLTASTEWDLTAELPPTGPNAGIEAVEWVPDDVLTELGFADASTGEAYDPDGYAEHGDGVYFVGIEGTGLVFAYLLLDDGDVHQLAELDPQLAGVMALDFDAATGTLWVVCDDGCDGTSSLLRVGADGAFTAAGQVARPEGMANLNTEGFAITPVDRCADGVRPVYWTDDNDTDGHSLRAGTLPCPDPEEPGGDDGAEDGAEDGAEDGSDDGSDAGTDDGAGGADGTDDGGGADAGTDDGDGEALPDTGGAAGTLVAAGVLLALAGLGLVMIQRRRGGLGVS comes from the coding sequence ATGAGCGCGCGGAGAGCGCATAGAGCCGCGGTCGCCGTTCTGGCGGTCGCGGGGCTGGTCCCACTGGGAGCGGCCGGAGTACCGGCGGCGGCGAACACCGAGGTCGCGAGCGTCGTCGTCAACGAGGTCTCGCAGCGGGTGAACCCGGACTGGGTGGAGTTCCACAATCCGGGCGACGCGCCGGTGGACCTGTCCGGCTGGAAGGTCCAGGACGATCAGGACCGCGGCCCGGAGGACTATGTGTTCCCGCCGGGCACGGTCATCCCGGCCGGCTGGTACCTGGTCCTCGACGCGGCCGAGGGCGAGACACCCGGGTTCGAGTTCGGGCTGGGCGCCGCCGACACCGTCCGGCTGTCCGACGCCGGCGGCGAGCTGGTCGACAGCCTCAGCTGGACCGAGCACGCGACGACGACGTACGGGCGCTGCCCGGACGGCACCGGCGAGGTCCGCCAGACGGCGGCGCCGACCCGTGGCGAGGCCAACGACTGCACGTCGCCGGCCCGCATCAACGAGGTCGCGGCCGGGTTCGTCGAGCTGGCCAACCCCGGTGGTGCCGCGCTCGAGCTGGGCGGGCACGTCCTGCGCGCGGCCGGCGCCGACGACGGCTACGAGGTCCCGGCCGGTGAGCTGGCGCCGGGCGGGCTGCTGCTGATCGACGCGGACGAGCTCGGCTTCGCGCCGGCCGAGGTGGACGGCGTCGAGTTGGTCGACGGCAACGGCGCGGTGGCCGACGAGCACGGCTGGGACGCGCTGCCGGAGCCGAGCACGGGCCGCTGCCCGGACGGCACCGGCGCGTTCGCGGTGACGGCGTCGGCGACGCCGGGCGCCCCGAACGACTGCGTGCCGGTCGCCGGCCAGGACGTCGTCAAGGTCAACGAGGTCGAGTCCAGCGACGGCGTGCCCGGCGACTGGATCGAGTTCGTCAACACCGGCGCCGAGGCGGTCGACCTGTCCGGCTGGCTGGTCCGCGACAACGACGACACCCGGTTCTCGACCATCCCAGCCGGGACCGTCGTCGAAGCAGGCGGCTTCTACGTCCACGAGGAGACCGCGCTCGGGTTCGGCCTGGGCGGCGGCGACATGGCCCGCCTGTACACGCCGAACGGCACGCTGGCCGACTCCTACGCCTGGGACGAGCACGCGCTGACCACGTACGGGCGCTGCCCCGACGGCACCGGCGAGTTCCGGGCCACCACCACGCCGACCAAGGGCGCGCCGAACGCCTGCGACGGCGACCCGGAGCCCGAGCCGGAGCCGGAGCCGGGTGACCCGTGGCCCGGCGGCCCGGACGTCACCGTCGTCGACGAGGAGGACGCCTTCGACGGCGACCTCAGCGGCATCGACTACGACGACGGCGTCCTGTGGGCGGTCGACAACGGCCGCGGCCAGTTGCACAAGCTGGAGTGGGACGGCACCGTCTGGCACAACAGCGACGACGGCTGGGCGGCCGGCAAGCCGCTGCATTACCCGGGCGGCGTCGGCGCGCCGGACAGCGAGGGCGTGACGGTGACGGGCGACGGCTCCGTCGTGGTCGGGACCGAGCGCGACAACGACGCCGACGACCTCAGCCAGCTCAGCCTGCTGCGCTTCGACGTCTCCGGTGCCGAGGCGAGCCTGACGGCGTCGACCGAATGGGACCTCACCGCCGAGCTGCCGCCGACCGGCCCGAACGCCGGCATCGAGGCGGTCGAGTGGGTGCCTGACGACGTCCTGACCGAGCTCGGGTTCGCCGACGCCTCGACCGGCGAGGCCTACGACCCGGACGGCTACGCCGAGCACGGCGACGGCGTGTACTTCGTCGGCATCGAGGGCACCGGGCTGGTCTTCGCCTACCTGCTGCTCGACGACGGCGACGTCCACCAGCTCGCCGAGCTCGACCCGCAGCTGGCCGGCGTCATGGCGCTGGACTTCGACGCCGCCACCGGCACGCTCTGGGTGGTCTGCGACGACGGGTGCGACGGCACGTCGTCGCTGCTGCGGGTGGGCGCCGACGGCGCGTTCACGGCGGCCGGCCAGGTGGCCCGGCCCGAGGGGATGGCGAACCTCAACACCGAGGGCTTCGCGATCACCCCGGTCGATCGCTGCGCCGACGGCGTGCGGCCGGTCTACTGGACCGACGACAACGACACCGACGGCCACTCGCTGCGGGCGGGCACGCTGCCCTGCCCGGACCCGGAGGAGCCGGGCGGCGACGACGGCGCCGAGGACGGCGCGGAGGACGGCGCGGAGGACGGATCGGACGACGGCTCCGACGCGGGCACGGACGACGGCGCCGGCGGTGCCGACGGTACGGACGACGGCGGCGGCGCGGATGCAGGCACCGATGACGGCGACGGCGAGGCGCTGCCGGACACCGGTGGCGCGGCCGGCACCCTCGTCGCCGCAGGTGTGCTGCTGGCGCTGGCCGGGCTCGGGCTGGTCATGATCCAGCGCCGGCGCGGCGGGCTCGGCGTGAGCTGA
- a CDS encoding glycosyl hydrolase family 28-related protein, translated as MRSRLIVAAAAVLATAIAAVMPAAQAEPSPSATAATPRETRAGLDPELVEGRGADVAFAEQEAEFAVHTGEPLSASSTGDIALYSPDRRGAEQRAAYTLSAEASGRDAVRLDPGAYVEFTLTRPANAITVRASIPDAPSGGGIESPLEVTVDGRHRSTMTLTSRYSWLYADYPFSNDPGTGWLNPDWWRPPTESQAKPHRPSHAYDEQRLLLDRTHPAGSTLRLTVPRRAAAAWTVVDLLDYEQVAPPARKPAHSVSILQFGADPSGRRDSSAAFDRAIAHAQQRHPGRDAVVYIPAGTFLVTRHIVVDEVAIVGAGNWHSIVTGPVTPRATQAPDGSRHDSPGFYGRWADDAGGSHDVRLADFAIVGEVAERIDNDQVNGVGGALSDSVVEDLYIKNTKVGIWLDGPGSDLLIRDNVIVDQIADGLNIRRGWTGVRATNNFVRNTGDDAMAMWSHYVSGDAAKELDKNSGNTFDHNTIQSPVLANGIAIYGGRDNTVSDNLIADPVREGSALHAGYRHGSTDFQGQLTFARNTTVRAGTRELNWDIGVGAIWFYALEGPLDADFRVVDSDFLDVSYNAIQFVSEWAVKDLYGISHVTVRDVRVDGAGTNVLNARAFGSATIENLDARGVGHAFTNNCGSFNFPPTGPEFSIDLLGGNDGGWDAWGTWCDDRPVPVEPPEPSAWL; from the coding sequence ATGCGCAGCCGTCTCATCGTCGCCGCGGCCGCCGTCCTCGCGACCGCCATTGCCGCCGTCATGCCGGCCGCCCAGGCCGAGCCGTCTCCGTCCGCCACCGCCGCCACGCCTCGTGAGACCCGGGCCGGCCTCGACCCCGAGCTGGTCGAGGGCCGCGGCGCCGACGTCGCGTTCGCCGAGCAGGAGGCCGAGTTCGCCGTCCACACCGGCGAACCGCTCAGCGCGTCGTCCACCGGCGACATCGCGCTCTACTCCCCGGACCGGCGCGGCGCCGAGCAGCGGGCCGCCTACACGCTGAGCGCCGAAGCGTCCGGCCGCGACGCCGTCAGGCTGGACCCGGGCGCGTACGTCGAGTTCACGCTGACCCGCCCGGCCAACGCGATCACCGTCCGCGCCAGCATCCCGGACGCGCCGTCAGGCGGCGGCATCGAGTCACCGCTGGAGGTCACCGTCGACGGCCGGCACCGGAGCACCATGACGCTGACCTCGCGGTACTCCTGGCTGTACGCCGACTACCCGTTCTCGAACGACCCCGGGACCGGCTGGCTCAACCCGGACTGGTGGCGGCCGCCGACGGAGAGCCAGGCCAAGCCGCACCGGCCCAGCCACGCCTACGACGAGCAGCGGCTGCTGCTGGACCGCACCCATCCCGCCGGGTCGACGCTGCGGCTGACGGTGCCGCGCCGCGCGGCCGCCGCGTGGACCGTCGTCGACCTGCTGGACTACGAGCAGGTGGCGCCGCCGGCCCGCAAGCCCGCGCACTCGGTGTCGATCCTGCAGTTCGGCGCCGACCCGTCCGGCCGCCGCGACTCCTCGGCCGCGTTCGACCGCGCCATCGCGCACGCCCAGCAGCGCCACCCCGGCCGCGACGCCGTCGTCTACATCCCTGCCGGCACGTTCCTCGTCACCCGGCACATCGTGGTCGACGAGGTCGCGATCGTCGGGGCGGGGAACTGGCACTCGATCGTCACCGGCCCGGTCACGCCTCGCGCGACGCAGGCGCCGGACGGCTCGAGGCACGACTCCCCCGGCTTCTACGGCCGCTGGGCGGACGACGCCGGCGGCAGCCACGACGTTCGGCTGGCCGACTTCGCGATCGTCGGCGAGGTGGCCGAGCGGATCGACAACGACCAGGTCAACGGCGTCGGCGGCGCACTCAGCGACTCCGTCGTCGAAGACCTTTACATCAAGAACACCAAGGTCGGCATCTGGCTGGACGGGCCCGGCAGCGACCTGCTGATCCGCGACAACGTCATCGTCGACCAGATCGCCGACGGGCTGAACATCCGGCGCGGCTGGACCGGCGTGCGCGCGACGAACAACTTCGTCCGCAACACCGGCGACGACGCGATGGCGATGTGGTCGCACTACGTCAGTGGCGACGCCGCGAAAGAGCTGGACAAGAACTCCGGCAACACCTTCGACCACAACACGATCCAGTCGCCGGTGCTGGCGAACGGCATCGCGATCTACGGCGGCCGCGACAACACCGTGTCGGACAACCTGATCGCCGACCCGGTCCGCGAGGGGTCCGCGCTGCACGCCGGCTACCGGCACGGCTCGACCGACTTCCAGGGGCAGCTGACCTTCGCCCGCAACACCACCGTCCGGGCCGGGACCCGCGAGCTGAACTGGGACATCGGCGTCGGCGCGATCTGGTTCTACGCGCTGGAGGGCCCGCTGGACGCCGACTTCCGCGTCGTCGACTCCGACTTCCTGGACGTCAGCTACAACGCCATCCAGTTCGTGTCGGAGTGGGCGGTCAAGGACCTGTACGGCATCTCACACGTGACGGTGCGCGACGTGCGGGTCGACGGCGCCGGGACGAACGTGCTGAACGCGCGGGCGTTCGGCAGCGCGACGATCGAGAACCTGGACGCCCGGGGCGTCGGCCACGCGTTCACGAACAACTGCGGCTCGTTCAACTTCCCGCCGACCGGCCCGGAGTTCTCGATCGACCTGCTCGGCGGCAACGACGGCGGCTGGGACGCCTGGGGCACCTGGTGCGACGACCGTCCCGTCCCGGTGGAGCCACCGGAGCCGTCGGCCTGGCTCTGA